The DNA segment GACCACACCCGGCAGTACAACCGGCGCGCCCTGACGCCGCTGGGCCTGAAAGAATTGCGCGAAATCGGGCACGGCGCCCAGCTGGTCAGCATTGCCAGGGGGAGCCCCGGCATGGCTTTGTCTTCCCCGCTGGCCGGGCGCTTTCTGGCGCAATCGCGCGCGCTGCCCGGCACGCCATGGACGCTGACGGTGCTCTCGCATCTGGAACAGGTCGACGATATCGCACAAAGCCGGGCCGCCGTTGCCGTCGTCGCCACTGTGCTGCTTTTCATGCTTGGGCTGATTGCCAACCAGCGCCGGCGTCACTTGAAAGACCGCCTGGCCGCGCGTGAAGCGCTGCAAACAGCCCACGACCAGCTGGAGCGCAAAGTGGGCGAGCGCACCGCCGACCTTTCCAGCGCCAACCAGCAGTTGCAGGATGAAATCGCCGAACGCATCCGTGCCGAGCGCACCTTGCGTGCCGCGCAGGATGAACTGGTGCAGGCAGGCAAGCTGGCCGTCATCGGCCAGCTTTCGACCGGCATCGCCCACGAACTCAACCAGCCATTGGCCGCACTGCGCACGCTCTCCGGAAATGGCATGCGCTTTCTCGACCGCGGCGACCTTGCTACCACCCGCACCAACCTCGAACGCATTGCCCAATTGGTCGACCGCATGGGGCGCATCACTGGCCAGTTACGCACCTTTGCCCATAAATCCAGCGGCCAGTTGCAGGCGGTGCCGCTGTGCCGTGCCATCGACAATGCATTGGCGCTGCTCGAGTCGCGGGTGACCCAGGCCAGTGCCGCAGTGCACCGCACCTGCGCACACCCCGAGCCGGTCGCCCTGTGCGACGCCAATCGACTCGAGCAAGTGCTGATCAACCTGATCGGCAATGCCCTGGACGCCATGGAAGGTCTGGACGCGCCGTGCATCGAGATCGGCTGCGAACGCATCGGCCGCCAGGCGCGCCTGACGGTGCGGGATCACGGGCCCGGCCTGAACGAGGACGCCATCCAGCATCTGTTCGAACCATTTTTTACCACCAAGCAGGCGGGTGTCGGCCTGGGCCTTGGCCTGACGATTTCCGCCGGCATTATCCGCGATATTGGCGGCACCCTGGCTGGCGCCAACCACCCCGAGGGCGGCGCCATATTTACGCTGGAAATTCCCCTTTGTGATGAGCTTGTGCACCATGACTGAAGCCCTGAAAGTACTGATCATTGAAGACGACCCGGATGTCGCGCTGGGTTGCGAGCAGGTGCTGCAGCTTGAAGGCATCGCTGCCGAATGCGTCGGCAGCGCCGAGCAGGCCCGTCGCCGGCTGGGGCCCGATTTCCGCGGCATCGTCATCAGCGATATCCGGCTGCCGAAAATGGATGGCATGCAGTTTTTGCGTGAAATCCTGGGCATCGATCCGGAATTGCCCGTGGTGCTGATTACTGGCCATGGCGATATCTCGATGGCTGTGCAGGCGATGAAGGATGGCGCGCACGACTTCATCCAGAAGCCGTTCGCGCCGGAATACCTGGTCGAAGTCGTGCGCCGGGCGCTGGAAAAGCGCAGCCTCGTGCTGGAAGTGCGCGATCTGCGCCGCCAGCTCGAGCAGCGCGACCTGCTCGAAGGCAGGTTGATCGGCCGGTCGCTATCCATGCAAAAAGTCCGCAGCATGGTGGCCGGCCTGGCCAATAGCGCCGCCGACGTATTGATCCATGGCGAAACCGGTACCGGCAAGGAGCTGGTTGCGCGCTGCCTGCACGACGCCAGCGCGCGACGGCATGGCAACTTCGTCGCCATCAACTGTGGCGGGTTGCCGGAAACCCTGTTTGAAAGCGAAATTTTTGGCCACGAAGCCGGCGCATACACGGGTGCTGCAAAAAAACGCATCGGCAAGATCGAATACGCCAATGGCGGCACCCTGTTTCTCGACGAAATCGAGAGCATGCCGCTTGCCATGCAGGTCAAGCTGCTGCGCGTGTTGCAGGAACGCACGCTGGAGCGTCTCGGCTCCAATACGCTGATCCCCATCGACTGCCGCGTCATTGCCGCGACAAAAAACGATTTGGTCGAGCTTGCCGCCAAGGGCGGCTTTCGCAGCGATCTCTATTACCGTCTCAGCGTGGCGACGCTGGATCTGCCGCCCCTGCGCGAACGACGCGAAGATATTCCGCTACTGTTTGAGCACTTTGTTCTTCAAAGCGCGGCCAGTCATCAACGGCCGGTGCCCGAAATGACATCTGGTCGCATCCGTCAGTTGGTCGGCTATGGCTGGCCGGGCAATATCCGCGAACTGCGCAATGTCGCCGACCGCTGCGTCCTCGGCATCGAGAGCGGCTCGCCTCCCTTCGGCCAGCCGCACGCCGAAGGCCTGACGCCGCTTGCCGAGACGGTCGAAGCCTTCGAGCGCGCATTGATCGCCGATGCCCTGCGCCGCCACGGCAGCCTCGCCCGTACCGCTGAAGCCCTGGCCGTGGCCAAGACGACGCTGCACGACAAGATCAAAAAATACGGCCTGGATGAAAGCAGTTAGTTGCGCCAGGCCGCCGCAAAAAAATAATGCCGCTCCTGGGAGCGGCATTGCACGGGATTCGCTTTGCCTGGGAAGGCAGCGAAATCAGGTTACCGCTTCAACTTCAATTGCGACAGGTCGCGCACCGCGCCGCGGTCTGCCGAGGTTGTCAATGCGGCATAGGCCTGCAGCGCCTGCGAGACGTAACGCTCGCGGTCAACCGGCTTCCAGGCAGCATCGCCCTTGGCTTCCATGGCCGCGCGGCGCTTGGCCAGATCGGCATCGCTGATGCGCAGGTTGATGCGGCGTTGCGGAATGTCGATGTCGACCATGTCGCCTTCCTCGACCAGGCCGATGGCGCCGCCTTCAGCGGCTTCCGGCGAGGCGTGGCCGATCACGAGACCGGAAGAGCCGCCCGAGAAGCGGCCATCGGTAAACAGGGCGCATTGCTTGCCCAGACCCTGGGATTTGATGTAAGAGGTCGGGTACAGCATCTCCTGCATGCCGGGGCCACCCTTGGGGCCTTCATAGCGGATGATGACGACATCGCCGGCGTGCACGGTGCCACCGAGGATGCCTTCGACGGCGGCGTCCTGGCTTTCAAATACGCGGGCCTTGCCGCTGAAGACCAGGATGCTTTCATCGACGCCTGCAGTCTTGACGATGCAGCCTTTTTCCGCGATGTTGCCGTACAAGACTGCCAGGCCGCCATCCTGTGAGTAGGCATGCGCCTTGTCGCGGATGCAGCCGGTGCTGCGGTCGGTGTCGAGCGATTCGAAGCGGTTCTCTTGAGAGAAGGCCACCTGCGTCGGCACGCCGCCTGGTGCGGCGCTGAACAGCTTGTGCACGGCCGGGTCTTGCGTGACCTTGATGTCGTTGTGGGCGATGGCGTCGGCCAGGGACTTGCTGTGGATATTTGGCAGCGAAGTATCGAGCAGGCCGCCACGGGCCAGCTCGCCCAGGATGCTGATGATCCCGCCGGCGCGGTGCACGTCTTCGATATGGAACTTGTCGGTCATCGGCGCGACCTTGCACAGGCACGGCACCTTGCGCGAAATGCGATCGATGTCGGCCATGGTGAAGGGCACTTCGGCTTCGTGGGCGGCAGCCAGCAGGTGCAGCACGGTGTTGGTCGAGCCGCCCATGGAAACGTCGAGCGCCATGGCGTTTTCAAACGCGGCCTTTGTGGCGATGTTGCGTGGCAGTACCGAGGCATCGTCCTGTTCGTAGTAGCGCTTGGCGAGATCGACGATCAGGCGGCCGGCGCGCAGGAACAGCGCCTTGCGGTCGGCATGCGTGGCGAGGATGGTGCCGTTGCCGGGCAGGGCAAGGCCCAGCGCTTCGGTCAGGCAGTTCATCGAGTTGGCCGTAAACATGCCGGAGCACGAGCCGCAGGTCGGGCAGGCGGAACGCTCGATTTCAGCGACATCGGCGTCGCTCACGTTGGCGTCGCCGGCCTGGATCATGGCATCGACCAGGTCGAGCTTGATGATTTTCCTGGCGCCGTCGACCACCTTCAATACCTTGCCGGCTTCCATCGGGCCGCCGGAAATGAAGACCACCGGAATATTCAGGCGGAACGCCGCCATCAGCATGCCGGGAGTGATCTTGTCACAGTTGGAAATGCACACCATCGCATCGGCGCAATGGGCATTGACCATGTATTCCACCGAATCGGCAATCAGGTCGCGCGACGGCAACGAGTACAGCATGCCGCCATGGCCCATGGCGATGCCGTCATCCACGGCGATGGTGTTGAATTCCTTGGCAACGCCACCGGCGGCTTCAATCTCGCGCGCCACCAGCTGGCCGAGGTCTTTCAGGTGCACGTGGCCGGGGACGAACTGGGTGAAGGAATTGACCACGGCGACGATGGGCTTGTCAAAATCGCCATCCTTCATGCCGGTGGCACGCCAAAGCGCGCGCGCGCCTGCCATGTTGCGGCCGTGGGTAGTGGTGCGGGAGCGATATTGAGGCATGTCTGTCTTCCAAAGAAATGAGTTGAGCGTGATGCGTCGTGGTCCGTATTTTAACGCCCCCCACCGCCATTTGCACCGCCCATCTGGTCCTGGCGGATATTGCCGCCGCAAATAAGCCTGGAAGCGCCTGAGCGCGCCTTCCCTGCGAAATTCTGTTGTTTTCCCCTGACAGGGCGCCTCCTGCTATTCCCAAAGCACTATTAATCAATTCACAATTGATGCCTGATACACTTTTTCCGCATAACAGGCCGCTGCGACGGGGCCACTGCCCGACATCATGAAGACATCCGACCACGACAATAAAATCCCGCCGGGGCCAAGCGCGCCTTGGCTCGGCCTGCCGCTTTTGGGGGAAATGAAAAATGACCTCCTGGG comes from the Janthinobacterium sp. 17J80-10 genome and includes:
- a CDS encoding ATP-binding protein, with translation MPSRSLRYLPILMLLLILTALCGFIAHRFALQLGLAELQATGQHRLDLHAASLEREIGKYAFLPGTLALERDVLALLRQGNDTRLAAQVNAYLEQLNARAGTLSIYVIDTAGHVVASSNWRGADSFIGEDLAFRPYFREALESGSSNGRFFGIGTTRGEPGYYLASALADDATTRGVAVIKVSLEQFESSWTTVEAPALVSDENGVVILSSVADWKFTTLRPLDEATRSAFDHTRQYNRRALTPLGLKELREIGHGAQLVSIARGSPGMALSSPLAGRFLAQSRALPGTPWTLTVLSHLEQVDDIAQSRAAVAVVATVLLFMLGLIANQRRRHLKDRLAAREALQTAHDQLERKVGERTADLSSANQQLQDEIAERIRAERTLRAAQDELVQAGKLAVIGQLSTGIAHELNQPLAALRTLSGNGMRFLDRGDLATTRTNLERIAQLVDRMGRITGQLRTFAHKSSGQLQAVPLCRAIDNALALLESRVTQASAAVHRTCAHPEPVALCDANRLEQVLINLIGNALDAMEGLDAPCIEIGCERIGRQARLTVRDHGPGLNEDAIQHLFEPFFTTKQAGVGLGLGLTISAGIIRDIGGTLAGANHPEGGAIFTLEIPLCDELVHHD
- a CDS encoding sigma-54 dependent transcriptional regulator: MTEALKVLIIEDDPDVALGCEQVLQLEGIAAECVGSAEQARRRLGPDFRGIVISDIRLPKMDGMQFLREILGIDPELPVVLITGHGDISMAVQAMKDGAHDFIQKPFAPEYLVEVVRRALEKRSLVLEVRDLRRQLEQRDLLEGRLIGRSLSMQKVRSMVAGLANSAADVLIHGETGTGKELVARCLHDASARRHGNFVAINCGGLPETLFESEIFGHEAGAYTGAAKKRIGKIEYANGGTLFLDEIESMPLAMQVKLLRVLQERTLERLGSNTLIPIDCRVIAATKNDLVELAAKGGFRSDLYYRLSVATLDLPPLRERREDIPLLFEHFVLQSAASHQRPVPEMTSGRIRQLVGYGWPGNIRELRNVADRCVLGIESGSPPFGQPHAEGLTPLAETVEAFERALIADALRRHGSLARTAEALAVAKTTLHDKIKKYGLDESS
- the ilvD gene encoding dihydroxy-acid dehydratase; amino-acid sequence: MPQYRSRTTTHGRNMAGARALWRATGMKDGDFDKPIVAVVNSFTQFVPGHVHLKDLGQLVAREIEAAGGVAKEFNTIAVDDGIAMGHGGMLYSLPSRDLIADSVEYMVNAHCADAMVCISNCDKITPGMLMAAFRLNIPVVFISGGPMEAGKVLKVVDGARKIIKLDLVDAMIQAGDANVSDADVAEIERSACPTCGSCSGMFTANSMNCLTEALGLALPGNGTILATHADRKALFLRAGRLIVDLAKRYYEQDDASVLPRNIATKAAFENAMALDVSMGGSTNTVLHLLAAAHEAEVPFTMADIDRISRKVPCLCKVAPMTDKFHIEDVHRAGGIISILGELARGGLLDTSLPNIHSKSLADAIAHNDIKVTQDPAVHKLFSAAPGGVPTQVAFSQENRFESLDTDRSTGCIRDKAHAYSQDGGLAVLYGNIAEKGCIVKTAGVDESILVFSGKARVFESQDAAVEGILGGTVHAGDVVIIRYEGPKGGPGMQEMLYPTSYIKSQGLGKQCALFTDGRFSGGSSGLVIGHASPEAAEGGAIGLVEEGDMVDIDIPQRRINLRISDADLAKRRAAMEAKGDAAWKPVDRERYVSQALQAYAALTTSADRGAVRDLSQLKLKR